Genomic window (Primulina eburnea isolate SZY01 chromosome 8, ASM2296580v1, whole genome shotgun sequence):
AGGAGCAATAACTATGGATTATGGCAGTGAGCTGAATTCATCATTGAGCTTCGCCTCCAATTCTCACTTGTCAAATGGCTCTACAAGCAACAATATATCTTCCTCTGCTACCTCCGAAGTGGTGACGAGTCTTGAATTATTGAGTTTGAGTAGACCAAGTGCCGGCCTTGAGAAGCTCTTGCTTGGTGGTGACTTTGACTACAGTGACGCCGAAATAGAAGTTGAGGGGCACATTGTGGGCGTCCATCGCTGCATTTTAGCCTCCCAGAGTCAATTTTTTCACAATCTATTTAAAAAAGTGAGTGATGAATCTGTTAAGGAAGGAAAACCGAAGTATCATATGTCTGAATTGGTGCCTCATGGAAGAATAGGATACGAAGCATTCGTGGTCGTCTTGAATTATTTGTATACTGGAAAGATTAAGGCGCATCCAACCGAGGTATCAACCTGTGTTGATGAATCTTGTGCTCATGATTCCTGTGGTCCTGCCATCGATTATGCTGTGCAGATGATGTATGCTTGTGCTTTATTTGAGATTAAAGAACTTCTGGTGGTTGTTCAGGTTAGTTTGGTACTAGTCTCTGAATGCTGTgctgaataaaatattttctcatataCTTTTTACGGAGATGTGGATTCTTGATAATTGTCTTTTTGTTTGCTTGTAGCATCGCCTTCTTAGTTTTGTTGACAAAGCTTTTGTGGAAGACGTAATTCCAATTCTTACGGTGGCGTTTCATTGTGACTTGAAGCAACTTCTTGCAAGTTGTGTCCAAAGAATAGCACGATCAGAACTCGACAATATTGCCATGGAGAAGGAGCTGCCCCATGAGGTGTTGGCTGATGTCAAATCACTCTGCGCCCGCTTCAAGAAAGAAGAAGGAGAAGAAAATAACTCGATCATAGTGGACCCTGTGAATGAGAAGAGAATCAGGAGAATTCACAAAGCACTTGATTCTGATGACATTGAACTAGTGAAGTTACTTTTGGAGGAATCCGATATCACCTTAGATGCAGCTTGTGCTCTTCATTATGCTGCTGCATATTGCAATCCCAAGCTTATGAACGAGGTTCTGAACTTGAAGAATGCTGATATTAACCTCAGGAATTCTCAAGGGTACTCCGTACTTCAGGTTGCTGCAAGACGCAAGGACCCATCTATAGTTCTTGGATTGCTTGCCGAGGGTGCATCTGTGTTTGACAAGACGTGGGATGGACGTACAGCTGTGACGATATGCAGGAGGTTGACGCGTCCTAAGGATTTTAACGAGGTGATGAAGCATGGCCAGGAGACGAATAAGGACCGATTGTGTGTAGATATGCTGGCGAGAGAGATGTGCTGGAATCCGATGGCTGGGAATGTGTCAATATCATCTATTATGGTGGCCGATGATCTGCACATGACGCTTCTTCTTTTTGAAAACAGAGGTAACGAAAAGTTATCGAGTTAATACGCGTTGCCATATATTAGCGTTATTATCCTTTTTTCCCTGGAAAATGATCACACACATGACTGAGGGACAGGGCTAGAAATTAGAGTTAGGGAGTCAAATTAAATAGCTAAACCTTGCGAAAGTTGCTCGAGTTTTGAGTTTGTCTGGACCAGCAATTGTCCGTGTAGTTTGGAATATTCGAGTCATATCATTATTAATCGTTATAACTTTGGACAAAGTTTGATTCTAAAATTGAACTCGGAGGCAATAATGATGATCTGCTAGTTACCAAATTTTAAGCTGCAGCTTATACCTTTATTCATCCAGCTCTAAGAGATGCTTGCATGTATTCCGAGTCAATTACTAACCAATTGTTCAACTATAGTTGAATGTGTTAGTGCTTTATAAACTTGGAGTTTACTTGGCAGTTGCAATGGCACGAACCTTATTTCCACTGGAAGCAAGATTAGCTATGCAGATAGCACATGCAGATTCGACTCTGGAGTTTGCTGGGCTTTCGGCATCCAAAGGTTCATGTGGGAACTTTAGAGAGGTTGATTTGAATGAAATACCGACTGAGCAAGTTAAAAGGCTCCAGCAGAGGTTGCAAGCCCTGCAAAAAACTGGTAAGAGTACCAACTCAAAAGAATTTCTTGAACTTAAAAGCATTATACATCACTTCCCTGTCCATTGACATAAATTTTAATATGCAAATTTCATCTGAATCTATGAACATTATAGCTCAGCGAATTAAGATTCAATCTTTGTTAAATGGCAGTGGAGACGGGGCGGCGATATTTCCCCAACTGCTCGGAAGTTCTTGACAGACTGTTAGAGGACGACATTTTAGGCGCTCTACTGCTGGAGAAGGGTACAGCAGAAGAACAAAGAACGAAAAAGATGCGCTTCATGGAACTCAAGGCGGATGTGATGAAAGCATTCAGCAGAGACATGGCTGAACATAAGCTGGCAGGCTTTTCAACTCGTTCCactgtttcatcttctccaaaagGTAGTGCAATAAATAATAAGCTTAGAAAAAGATAAGCGCGAGCACACACGCACGCGTGTGTTTGTGAGCATGCTTGAATTATCCAATCTTCTTAGTTGGCCTTAAATTGTAGAGCATAGAAAGAATTCAAAGCTTAACAGACATCTAGCACTGGTGGAGTTTtgttatacacacacacacctgTGTGTCAAAGTTAATAGGTCTGTGTGAAGTAGAGTTGCACTGCATTGTCTGAGTTAATCTTTTCATGTATCCATCTCCTTTGGGGTGTAAGTATAATCGTGAATCCAAGAAGGCCTCCAGTTTACAGAGGAGATTCTCTTGGTGAAAATATTATGGTGGAAATTATTTTC
Coding sequences:
- the LOC140838402 gene encoding BTB/POZ domain and ankyrin repeat-containing protein NPR1-like isoform X1, with the protein product MDYGSELNSSLSFASNSHLSNGSTSNNISSSATSEVVTSLELLSLSRPSAGLEKLLLGGDFDYSDAEIEVEGHIVGVHRCILASQSQFFHNLFKKVSDESVKEGKPKYHMSELVPHGRIGYEAFVVVLNYLYTGKIKAHPTEVSTCVDESCAHDSCGPAIDYAVQMMYACALFEIKELLVVVQHRLLSFVDKAFVEDVIPILTVAFHCDLKQLLASCVQRIARSELDNIAMEKELPHEVLADVKSLCARFKKEEGEENNSIIVDPVNEKRIRRIHKALDSDDIELVKLLLEESDITLDAACALHYAAAYCNPKLMNEVLNLKNADINLRNSQGYSVLQVAARRKDPSIVLGLLAEGASVFDKTWDGRTAVTICRRLTRPKDFNEVMKHGQETNKDRLCVDMLAREMCWNPMAGNVSISSIMVADDLHMTLLLFENRVAMARTLFPLEARLAMQIAHADSTLEFAGLSASKGSCGNFREVDLNEIPTEQVKRLQQRLQALQKTVETGRRYFPNCSEVLDRLLEDDILGALLLEKGTAEEQRTKKMRFMELKADVMKAFSRDMAEHKLAGFSTRSTVSSSPKGSAINNKLRKR
- the LOC140838402 gene encoding BTB/POZ domain and ankyrin repeat-containing protein NPR1-like isoform X2, producing MDYGSELNSSLSFASNSHLSNGSTSNNISSSATSEVVTSLELLSLSRPSAGLEKLLLGGDFDYSDAEIEVEGHIVGVHRCILASQSQFFHNLFKKVSDESVKEGKPKYHMSELVPHGRIGYEAFVVVLNYLYTGKIKAHPTEVSTCVDESCAHDSCGPAIDYAVQMMYACALFEIKELLVVVQHRLLSFVDKAFVEDVIPILTVAFHCDLKQLLASCVQRIARSELDNIAMEKELPHEVLADVKSLCARFKKEEGEENNSIIVDPVNEKRIRRIHKALDSDDIELVKLLLEESDITLDAACALHYAAAYCNPKLMNEVLNLKNADINLRNSQGYSVLQVAARRKDPSIVLGLLAEGASVFDKTWDGRTAVTICRRLTRPKDFNEVMKHGQETNKDRLCVDMLAREMCWNPMAGNVSISSIMVADDLHMTLLLFENRVAMARTLFPLEARLAMQIAHADSTLEFAGLSASKGSCGNFREVDLNEIPTEQVKRLQQRLQALQKTGKNGAAIFPQLLGSS